A stretch of the Salvelinus namaycush isolate Seneca unplaced genomic scaffold, SaNama_1.0 Scaffold3579, whole genome shotgun sequence genome encodes the following:
- the LOC120040508 gene encoding mitochondrial dynamics protein MID49-like, with amino-acid sequence MDFRWGRSRGEEGIAVVINFLLANARLVLGVGGAAVLGIATLAVKRLIERAGRAAEDEKVEQKMSESWEELSLVSASPKSIRKGLESVVMKHVAKATKPQKADLCQPQQQKSSLIEKPVKAAESQRPKSLQLSLTLQDRLQQYYSTRAALVPEVVHRAESLDI; translated from the exons ATGGACTTCCGGTGGGGGAGGAGCCGAGGTGAGGAGGGTATCGCCGTGGTGATAAACTTCCTGCTGGCTAATGCCCGATTGGTCCTGGGAGTGGGAGGGGCCGCGGTGCTGGGCATCGCTACGTTGGCTGtcaagagg ttGATAGAACGCGCAGGCCGAGCGGCGGAGGACGAGAAGGTGGAACAGAAGATGTCAGAGAGCTGGGAGGAGCTTAGCTTAGTCTCCGCCTCCCCAAAGTCCATAAGGAAGGGGCTGGAGAGTGTGGTCATGAAACACGTCGCCAAGGCAACCAAGCCACAGAAAG cTGACCTGTGCCAGCCTCAGCAGCAGAAGTCCAGTCTGATCGAGAAGCCTGTCAAAGCAGCAGAGTCCCAGAGACCCAAGAGCCTACAGCTGTCTCTCACCCTGCAG gacCGTCTGCAGCAGTATTATTCTACCAGAGCAGCTTTAGTCCCAGAGGTCGTCCACAGAGCTGAGAGTCTAGatatctga